The genomic segment AAATTGTTCTATATATATGATAAACTATGATAGGAAAAGTTCGTGGAAGGTGAAGCGATGACTTTTGGTGAAAAAGTTAGATATGCGAGAATGAGACTGTCGCTCAGCCAAGAGGCTTTGGCGAAGGAACTCGGAATCTCCGCGCCTACCGTTACGCGGTGGGAGAAAGGCAATCGGGAACCGCAAGCCATGACGAGCGGCAAGTTTTATATGTATTGCGAAAAACACGGTATCATCTTCGATGACATGAAAGA from the Clostridia bacterium genome contains:
- a CDS encoding helix-turn-helix transcriptional regulator, which gives rise to MTFGEKVRYARMRLSLSQEALAKELGISAPTVTRWEKGNREPQAMTSGKFYMYCEKHGIIFDDMK